The following are encoded together in the Myxococcus virescens genome:
- a CDS encoding response regulator, translating into MSSIGREVRWPLARRSGPGYPSPLASSSTMSRPLQHLLLVEDDLAWRERLTVVAHAEGVKVSHAADGQEALDWLCTRPRASHPDLILLDLLLPRMDGWELYGQLRTNARLRHLGVLMFSGGLSGQEPPLDGVVGYLRKPHAPEAVDGALRAQLRGLPQLPARDSAEPYALHMPEDVSLPLRTLPGALSHAVRLHLLRAAELTGTELPLASTWLMALPGTPPSLLVTVDGVQVELEVDDEQRRLTVRDVTLSPNLLHGA; encoded by the coding sequence GTGTCGAGCATCGGACGCGAAGTGCGCTGGCCCCTGGCGCGTCGCTCGGGTCCGGGGTATCCGAGCCCCCTCGCCTCTTCTTCCACCATGTCCCGGCCGCTCCAGCACCTGCTTCTCGTCGAGGATGACCTCGCCTGGCGCGAGCGGCTGACCGTGGTTGCTCACGCGGAAGGGGTGAAGGTCTCCCACGCCGCAGATGGCCAGGAAGCCCTGGACTGGCTGTGCACGCGGCCCCGGGCGAGCCACCCTGATCTCATCCTCCTGGACCTGCTGCTGCCACGAATGGATGGGTGGGAACTCTACGGACAGCTCCGGACCAACGCGCGTCTGCGCCATCTGGGCGTGCTGATGTTCTCCGGCGGCCTGAGCGGCCAGGAGCCCCCGCTGGACGGCGTGGTGGGCTACCTGCGCAAGCCGCACGCGCCCGAAGCCGTGGACGGGGCCCTGCGCGCCCAGCTTCGCGGGCTCCCTCAGCTTCCCGCGAGGGACTCCGCCGAGCCCTACGCACTGCACATGCCCGAGGACGTGTCCCTCCCGCTGCGCACCCTGCCAGGCGCCCTGAGCCACGCGGTGCGCCTGCACCTGCTGCGCGCCGCGGAGCTGACGGGGACGGAGCTCCCCCTGGCCTCCACCTGGTTGATGGCGCTCCCCGGGACGCCCCCCTCGCTCCTGGTGACGGTGGACGGCGTGCAGGTGGAGTTGGAAGT